CCGCTCGGCACCGCAAACGCCGGTCCACGATACTCACTGCCAATCGGCGCGTGCTCGCGCAAGACCGAGCGGATCGCCTCGTAGTGCCGTGGGGGGTGCGCCAAGTCGGCAGCAATCGGCTCCAAGCGGCACAATCGGCCGACTTCTCGCGTTATGTCAGCAGGGAGGTCGTGGCGAAAGCGCCAGACATTTCCCTTCTGCGTTCTACCCATATAGAACCTGGGGGCGGGCCAGTCACCGGATTCGTTGGTTTGCAACAATCGTCCGTCCGAATTGCAGCGAAACAACGTGTTGATATGAAGTTTCATGAGCTGGAGCACGGATTCGTTGAACTTTGCAGGCGCTGTCACGCCTTCACCTCGGTAGCGAAAACCTTCTTCCCAGTAGCCGCGCGAGGCTCTGCTGCGGCCGCACTACCCCAAAGCAGTCGACCATCAGCTTGAAGTGCTTGGACGCCCGGTCGCGCGCCGCCGGTCCGCACCATCAGCCCTCCGCCACCCACCGCATCGCCCTTTCCGCCAGCCCGTCGAGGGCCACGACCGACAGCTCGAGGTGCTCCTCCTCGGTGTCCTCGATGCTGTTGTGCGAGATGCCGTGAAGGCTCTGGACGAACATCATCACGGTGGGAATGCCGGCCTGGGCGACCTCCGCCGCGTCGTGCAGGGGGCCGCTGGGCAGGCGCTGCGAGGTACCGCAGGTCTCCCTGATGGCCTCGTCGCACATCTCGATGAGCTCGTCGTCGAAGAGAACGGGGTCGATGCGCCAGAGGCGCTTCCAGGCGACTTGGGCCCCGGCCTCGGCGGCGAAGCGCTCGCTGGCCTCCTTGGCCTCCTGAAGCAAGCTCGCCAAACCCTCGCCGTCCAGATGGCGCTGGTCCAAGGTCAGCTCGCACTCGGCGACGACCGAGGTCACGATGCCGGGCTTGGTCACGCAGGACCCGATGGTGCAGACGCCGCCGTGGCGATTGGCGATCTCATAGATTTCCGGGCTCATCCTGGCGGCGGCGAGCAGCGCATCCTTGCGCCTGTCCATCGGCGTCGAGCCGGAGTGGGCGGCCTGGCCGGTGAAGCGAATCGCGTGCCGTTCGACGCCGAAGGTGCCGAGCACCGCGCCGAGCGGCAGGCCCAGGTCCAAGAGGACCGGGCCCTGCTCGATGTGGAGCTCCAAGTAGGCCGCGGCGTTCTTCAGCTCCTTGTTCGCCTCGCCCATGCGCTCCACGTCCACGCCGCAGCGCTTGAGCGCGTCCTCGAGGCGAATCCCGTCTTTGTCCCGGCGGTCCCGCTCCTCCTC
This portion of the Deinococcota bacterium genome encodes:
- a CDS encoding Zn-dependent hydrolase is translated as MMSMSTLLDPQRTVAELKELRALTGDENGAQRVAWTDTWLKAREWLQGKLEALPVETHLDEAGNLWSTLQGEADQALLIGGHMDSVPNGGWLDGCLNTLAGLEVMRRVSVQYGGKPPVTVRLVDWADEEGARFGRSLLGSSACCGTMNPEEERDRRDKDGIRLEDALKRCGVDVERMGEANKELKNAAAYLELHIEQGPVLLDLGLPLGAVLGTFGVERHAIRFTGQAAHSGSTPMDRRKDALLAAARMSPEIYEIANRHGGVCTIGSCVTKPGIVTSVVAECELTLDQRHLDGEGLASLLQEAKEASERFAAEAGAQVAWKRLWRIDPVLFDDELIEMCDEAIRETCGTSQRLPSGPLHDAAEVAQAGIPTVMMFVQSLHGISHNSIEDTEEEHLELSVVALDGLAERAMRWVAEG